GCTGAAATCGCACACTCACACGACATTCCATTGATTGTTGACAACACCGTTGGTGTAGGACTCGTCAGACCATTGGAACATGGTGCAGACGTCATTGCGGCATCAGCAACCAAATATGTCGGAGGACACGGTACTGCAGTTGGAGGATACATTGTAGATTCCGGTAAATTCAACTGGGGCAACGGCAAGTTCGCAAACTTCACAAAAGCAGATCCAAGTTACCATGGATTGGTGTTCTGGGACGCATTTGGAGATGTTCCTGAACTTGGAAATATCGCATTTACCGTAAGGGCAAGAGCAAGACTCTTAAGGGACTTAGGCGCAACCCAAGCTCCTGTGCACAGTTTCATATTCCTACAAGGACTTGAAAGCCTTGACGTTAGAGTAAAAAGACACTCTGAAAACGCTTTAAAAGTTGCACAATTCCTTGAAGCTCACCCTAAAGTCAAATGGGTAAACTATCCTGGTTTGGAATCCCATCCAACATACGAAATCAACAAGAAATACTTGAAGGACAATTTTGCCGGAATCCTTGGTTTCGGTGTTGAAGGAGGAGAGGAAGCAGGACGTAAAGTGATTGAAAAACTGGAATTATTCTCAATACTTGCTAACATCGGGGATGCAAAAAGTCTCGCTATCCACCCTGCAAGTACTACACATCAACAATTGACTCCTGAAGAGCAGGAAGCAACCGGTGTAACACCTGACTTCATCAGACTTTCCATCGGTTTGGAGGATGTCAATGATTTGATTGATGATTTAAGTCAAGCACTTGACAGCATCTGAGTAAGGTAACCCTTTACTCACTTAAAATTTATAAACTCAAAAATTTACAATAAAAAAAAGACAATTGGGAGATAAAGAATGTATTTGGATAACTCAGCAACCACACAAGTTAGTGAGGAAGTTTTTGAAGAAATGAAACCATATTTCACTGAAGAGTTTGGAAACCCTTCAACTCTTTATAAAATTGGTCGTGAATCAAAAAAAGCATTAGATCAAGCTCGTCAAAGAGTGGCTGATGCAATCAATGCAAAGCCTGAAGAGATCATATTTACAGGCGGAGGTTCAGAGTCTGATAATTTGGCAATAAAAGGAATAGCCTTCAAATTCCTTAACCAAGGCAAACATATAATCACAACAGAATTTGAACACCCTGCCGTTAAAGAAACTTTAGCATACCTGGAATCACTTGATTTTAAGGTTACCTACCTTCCAGTTTATGAAAACGGTATAATCAAAGTCGAGGACTTAAAAGAGGCGATTACTGATGATACAATCCTCATTACCATCATGCATGGTAACAACGAAATCGGTACAATCCAGCCTATTGAAGAGATAGGTGAAATCGCCCGTGAAAAAGGCATCATATTCCACACAGATGCGGTGCAGACCTTCGGTAAAATTGAGGTGGATGTTGAGAAACTTAATGTGAATTTACTTTCTTTGTCTTCTCATAAGATCAATGGTCCAAAAGGTGTTGGAGCATTATACATCAAAAAGGGAACTCGCGTAATACCATTGATTCATGGTGGAGGTCAGGAAAGAGGAATCAGGGCCGGAACCGAAAATGTTGCCGGAATCGTCGGATTCGGAAAGGCATGCGAACTGGCCAGCGAACAACTCGAGGAACACCATGAAAAATTATCCGCAATCAGGGATGAGCTGATTGAAAAGGTATTGGGCACAATTCCAGAATCCTATGTGAACGGTGATATGGAACAAAGGCTCCCGAACCTTGTTAACTTCAGATTCAAAGCGATTGAAGGAGAATCATTAATTCTTCTATTGGATGCCCAAGGATATCAGGCATCAACAGGTTCTGCATGTTCCTCAAACAAGCTCGAGGCATCACCTGTGCTCACAGCATTAGGCCTTGACCCGGTTGATGTTCACGGATCACTGAGGATTTCCCTCGCTCCTGAAAGCGATGCTTTTGATGTTGATGAATTTGTAGAGACTTTGGCAGGGGCCGTTTCAAGACTTAGGGAAATGTCTCCTTTATGGAATCAGGATTTAGATTATGATGGCGTTATGTGCGCAAAACACAGAGATAACTGTAGGATGTGTTAATTATGGATTATTCAGAAAAGGTAATGGATCACTTTGCAAACCCTAGAAACTGTAGAAAAATGGAAGATGCAAATGGAGTTGGAACAGTAGGAAACCCTACCTGTGGAGATTTGATGACAATTTACATTAAAGTAAACGATGATGATGTCATCGAGGACATTTCATTCCAAACATTCGGTTGCGGGGCAGCAATCGCTACAAGCAGCATGATTACTGAGATTGCAGTTGGAAAAACCGTGGAAGAGGCTTTAAAAATCTCCAGAAATGACGTTGCTGAAGAATTGGACGGTCTTCCACCAGTCAAGATGCACTGTTCAAACCTTGCGGCCGACGGCCTTCAGGCAGCAATTGAAAACTATAGGGAAAACAATCAATAGGAATAAAAACAATCAATAATAATATATACCTTGTTAGATAAATTATCTTTAACTTAATAAGGAGATGTTTATTATGGCAAAAATATTAAAATGTGATGATTGCGCAAGCATCATTCAAGTTTTAGCAGAAGGCGACGAAAAAGTATGTTCAGACCACATGTTTGAATTCCCACTTCAAACCGAAGGAGAAAAAGCTCCTAAGCACAAACCAGTTGTTGAAATCGATGGTGACAAAGTAACCGTTAAAGTCGGTGAAGCAGCTCACCCAATGGATGATGACCATTACATCCAATTTGTCATTGTTGAAGCTGGTAATGAACAATACGCAAAATGCTTTGCACCTGGAGATGTTGCAGAAGCAACCTTTACTGTAAACTCCGCTGATGATGTTAAAGCATTAGCATTCTGTAATTTACACGGACTCTGGTCCAGCGAATAAGTTTAAAATACTAATTTTAAACTTTCTTTTTTTCTTTATTTTTTTCATGACAAATTTTAATAACATCCTAATATATAATTTAATACGTGTCTAGTTATATCAAATTAATAATTTTTATTGTAGTTTTGCTCATAATTTCAGCGTCCATTGTCTTTATTGACAGCTCTATGGACAATATCAATCAATCAATGCCTTCAATCAGCGAGGGCATTGTCCAGGGAGACAAGGATTACAATGAATCCGTTGAATTGTTGAACAGCAGGTATTTTAATGATGCCAATGATAAGGCAATATCTGCCGGAGATAACTATAACAATAGTTTAAAAAAGCTAAATGATATTAAAGACAAGTTTAACAAGGATTTAAATGAAGTTCACAAGGATTATATTGATGCAGCCATCAATGAATTGGAATTGAAGCTTAAGGCCGTTGATGAGCTTAAGGAATCAATATATTATTTGCAGAATTATTATAATTACACCGGATCGACCCATGGGACTCAGGCCAATGAGTTAATGTATGATGCAGTGGAGTATCAAAATCAAAGGAA
This is a stretch of genomic DNA from Methanobrevibacter thaueri. It encodes these proteins:
- the nifS gene encoding cysteine desulfurase NifS, producing MYLDNSATTQVSEEVFEEMKPYFTEEFGNPSTLYKIGRESKKALDQARQRVADAINAKPEEIIFTGGGSESDNLAIKGIAFKFLNQGKHIITTEFEHPAVKETLAYLESLDFKVTYLPVYENGIIKVEDLKEAITDDTILITIMHGNNEIGTIQPIEEIGEIAREKGIIFHTDAVQTFGKIEVDVEKLNVNLLSLSSHKINGPKGVGALYIKKGTRVIPLIHGGGQERGIRAGTENVAGIVGFGKACELASEQLEEHHEKLSAIRDELIEKVLGTIPESYVNGDMEQRLPNLVNFRFKAIEGESLILLLDAQGYQASTGSACSSNKLEASPVLTALGLDPVDVHGSLRISLAPESDAFDVDEFVETLAGAVSRLREMSPLWNQDLDYDGVMCAKHRDNCRMC
- the nifU gene encoding Fe-S cluster assembly scaffold protein NifU, producing MDYSEKVMDHFANPRNCRKMEDANGVGTVGNPTCGDLMTIYIKVNDDDVIEDISFQTFGCGAAIATSSMITEIAVGKTVEEALKISRNDVAEELDGLPPVKMHCSNLAADGLQAAIENYRENNQ
- a CDS encoding O-acetylhomoserine aminocarboxypropyltransferase/cysteine synthase family protein is translated as MTNKDYGLATLGVRAGQTPDPATGAQAVPIYQTTSYVFKDSDEAARRFALQEFGQIYSRLTNPTSDVFEARIAAIEGGNSGLSTSSGLAAISYAILNVTEPGDNIVSADNLYGGTYQLFNYTFKDLARDVKFVNSQDLQAFEDAIDEKTKAIYVESIGNPKLDVPDFEALAEIAHSHDIPLIVDNTVGVGLVRPLEHGADVIAASATKYVGGHGTAVGGYIVDSGKFNWGNGKFANFTKADPSYHGLVFWDAFGDVPELGNIAFTVRARARLLRDLGATQAPVHSFIFLQGLESLDVRVKRHSENALKVAQFLEAHPKVKWVNYPGLESHPTYEINKKYLKDNFAGILGFGVEGGEEAGRKVIEKLELFSILANIGDAKSLAIHPASTTHQQLTPEEQEATGVTPDFIRLSIGLEDVNDLIDDLSQALDSI
- a CDS encoding desulfoferrodoxin family protein, coding for MAKILKCDDCASIIQVLAEGDEKVCSDHMFEFPLQTEGEKAPKHKPVVEIDGDKVTVKVGEAAHPMDDDHYIQFVIVEAGNEQYAKCFAPGDVAEATFTVNSADDVKALAFCNLHGLWSSE